In Numidum massiliense, a single genomic region encodes these proteins:
- a CDS encoding phosphatase PAP2 family protein, translating into MEAAMDYQLFEAINGLAGQNDVCDTLMKLTTTYGPYVFAGALVILLAFRGHRKAALTGFGAAFLAVAVNYVIGLVYFRARPFSEHQVNLLLEHSTSPSFPSNHTAAAFAIAGALWAYNRKIGSVGILLALLLGFSRIYVGHHYPTDVLGGIVVGAIAAVVAYKVVMKLFGRDTDRFPQPLK; encoded by the coding sequence ATGGAGGCAGCTATGGATTACCAACTGTTTGAAGCAATTAACGGTTTAGCAGGGCAAAATGACGTGTGCGACACGTTAATGAAATTGACGACGACGTATGGGCCTTACGTGTTTGCGGGGGCACTCGTGATCTTACTCGCCTTTAGGGGACACCGGAAGGCGGCACTCACCGGTTTCGGGGCAGCCTTTCTTGCTGTAGCCGTTAACTATGTCATCGGTCTCGTTTACTTTCGCGCGCGGCCCTTTAGCGAACATCAAGTCAATTTATTACTGGAGCACAGCACGTCTCCTTCTTTTCCGAGTAACCACACCGCGGCGGCGTTTGCAATCGCAGGAGCGCTGTGGGCGTACAACCGTAAAATCGGTAGTGTGGGCATATTACTCGCTTTACTGTTAGGCTTCTCGCGCATTTACGTCGGTCATCATTACCCAACAGATGTGCTCGGCGGGATTGTCGTCGGTGCAATTGCCGCAGTCGTCGCGTATAAAGTGGTGATGAAACTGTTCGGACGGGACACGGATCGTTTCCCCCAACCGTTAAAGTGA
- a CDS encoding HXXEE domain-containing protein — protein sequence MLLNWLNAHLDLLSVVWLFPVVFMFHDFEEILTAEKWTKRNQTYVLEKISPRMRKFLSSSFQMTTLQFATDVFWVFCGVTLATVLAAVFSAYYLFLPFVVFFGLHAFTHLGQALYLRRYTPGVVTSVLIVFPYALYTVYRLWSGQTISVANLVWSILSLCLIVPLLFFLLVRGRDKIRKKSMNE from the coding sequence ATGCTACTAAATTGGTTGAATGCACACCTTGATTTGTTAAGTGTCGTGTGGCTTTTTCCAGTCGTCTTCATGTTTCACGACTTCGAAGAAATATTAACCGCAGAGAAATGGACGAAACGAAACCAGACTTACGTCTTAGAAAAAATATCACCGAGAATGAGAAAATTTTTGTCTAGTAGTTTTCAAATGACGACATTGCAATTTGCGACAGACGTGTTTTGGGTTTTTTGTGGTGTCACATTAGCGACCGTGTTAGCCGCTGTTTTTTCTGCATATTACCTTTTTTTGCCGTTTGTCGTGTTCTTTGGCCTGCACGCTTTCACGCACCTCGGTCAAGCGCTCTATTTACGTCGCTATACGCCGGGAGTCGTTACTTCCGTGTTGATCGTCTTCCCGTACGCGCTTTATACAGTTTACCGTTTATGGTCAGGACAAACGATAAGTGTCGCGAATCTTGTTTGGAGCATCCTTAGTTTATGTTTGATCGTGCCGTTGCTGTTCTTTCTGTTAGTAAGAGGACGAGACAAAATACGGAAAAAAAGTATGAATGAATAA
- a CDS encoding TetR/AcrR family transcriptional regulator gives MARTSGAESKKRLLAAAEALFAEKGYKGTKVSDIVARAGLTQAAFYLYFRSKEEVFEQLLSDFDERLMQISDAGKRATDLLPQELPSYIGNTFATLFNLFSENYNLSKIALHHALDREQMREKIVGQIACNMSQNQRLGLVKSDLDVAVIAESVVAASERLAERYVLAKEAGEWSDEESELSKGGDEYARAGDASLGAMNLLASEENRPTSGSYSLSKENNVFSKEIGAVELGKQMAEMFLYGIVAEEKR, from the coding sequence ATGGCACGAACGTCTGGGGCGGAAAGTAAGAAAAGGCTGCTCGCGGCAGCCGAAGCGCTTTTTGCGGAAAAAGGGTACAAAGGGACGAAAGTGAGTGACATCGTTGCCAGAGCTGGATTAACGCAGGCGGCCTTTTATTTGTACTTTAGGAGCAAAGAAGAGGTCTTTGAACAGTTGTTGAGCGATTTTGACGAGCGGCTCATGCAAATTAGTGATGCGGGTAAACGCGCAACAGATCTATTGCCGCAAGAATTGCCATCTTACATTGGCAATACGTTTGCCACGTTATTTAACTTGTTTAGTGAAAATTATAACCTATCAAAGATCGCACTGCACCATGCGCTGGATCGCGAACAGATGCGGGAAAAAATCGTCGGGCAAATCGCATGTAATATGTCACAAAACCAAAGGTTAGGGTTAGTCAAAAGCGATTTAGACGTTGCAGTGATCGCCGAATCCGTCGTTGCCGCATCTGAAAGATTGGCAGAGCGGTACGTGTTAGCGAAAGAGGCGGGTGAGTGGTCAGACGAGGAGAGCGAGTTATCGAAAGGGGGAGATGAGTATGCAAGAGCGGGAGATGCATCGTTGGGCGCAATGAACTTGTTAGCAAGTGAGGAAAATAGGCCTACAAGCGGATCGTATAGTTTGTCAAAAGAGAATAATGTGTTTTCGAAAGAGATCGGCGCGGTAGAACTTGGGAAACAGATGGCCGAGATGTTTCTGTACGGCATCGTGGCAGAGGAGAAACGTTAA
- a CDS encoding TetR/AcrR family transcriptional regulator: protein MAKNRNDTRAVETKQSILDSAATLFASRGFDTVTIREIARAAGCSHTTIYLYYKDKLDLLQQLSIPPLIELEQQMQTILDDGEVTPTEALHRLSYAFLHFALSNRSMYRLFLTVRAGRVDEEHVEMPLNQLRNQLFAHLREALRRCFPHAGTEANLLYTRIYFYMLHGVIETYLESTEPLDELIKRVAPLLDEALDVVLMGIQQKAANDEGSTTEGGKQ from the coding sequence ATGGCGAAAAACAGAAACGACACGCGTGCAGTAGAAACGAAACAAAGCATCCTCGATTCCGCAGCGACATTGTTTGCCTCACGCGGCTTTGACACGGTTACCATTCGCGAAATTGCTCGCGCCGCTGGCTGCTCGCACACGACGATTTACTTGTATTACAAAGACAAACTCGACCTGCTTCAACAACTGTCGATCCCGCCACTTATCGAATTGGAGCAGCAAATGCAGACGATTTTGGACGATGGAGAGGTTACTCCGACGGAAGCGTTGCACCGCCTCAGTTATGCGTTTCTCCACTTCGCCCTGTCCAATCGCAGCATGTACCGCCTTTTCTTAACGGTGCGCGCGGGCCGGGTAGACGAAGAGCACGTGGAAATGCCCCTTAATCAACTGCGTAATCAGTTGTTCGCACATTTAAGGGAAGCCTTGCGGCGATGTTTTCCCCATGCGGGGACCGAGGCTAACCTGCTGTACACGCGTATTTATTTTTACATGTTGCACGGCGTCATTGAAACGTATTTAGAAAGTACGGAACCGCTAGACGAACTAATAAAACGCGTTGCACCGCTACTCGACGAGGCGCTCGACGTCGTCCTGATGGGAATCCAACAGAAAGCAGCCAACGATGAGGGGTCGACAACAGAAGGAGGTAAACAATGA
- a CDS encoding MBL fold metallo-hydrolase, which translates to MKKVQLSSHVWRLSSWLVVPINVWVVVEKQGVTLIDAGIPSMAKGIVQFIEQLGAGPLTKVLLTHGHVDHVGALAHIRRTYDVPVYVHRKEIQYMEGQLPYPRRKKAAATVPPALVQPLEMDESRQLLPVGDLTPYFSPGHAPGHVVYYHKEDDVLLAGDLCTTFGGKLRRPMPMFTSNMAQAIASCSLIDTLQPHLLSICHGKEIYHPHEKYGAFHKRWHRRTAATVQQRTGSSFGHTEGDA; encoded by the coding sequence ATGAAAAAGGTACAACTCTCGTCACACGTTTGGCGGTTAAGCAGCTGGCTGGTCGTACCGATCAACGTGTGGGTCGTCGTAGAAAAGCAAGGGGTAACACTGATCGATGCCGGCATCCCTTCGATGGCGAAAGGGATCGTCCAATTCATTGAGCAGCTAGGAGCTGGCCCACTTACAAAAGTGCTATTGACGCACGGGCACGTCGACCACGTCGGCGCACTCGCGCACATTCGCCGCACGTACGACGTTCCCGTCTACGTCCACCGGAAGGAAATTCAGTATATGGAAGGGCAGCTCCCTTATCCGCGTCGCAAAAAGGCAGCCGCCACAGTTCCGCCCGCCCTCGTCCAACCCCTAGAGATGGACGAAAGTAGACAATTGTTACCGGTTGGCGACTTAACACCCTACTTTTCCCCTGGCCACGCGCCTGGACACGTCGTCTATTATCACAAGGAAGACGATGTGCTGCTCGCTGGCGACCTCTGTACGACGTTTGGCGGGAAACTGCGCCGCCCAATGCCGATGTTTACGAGCAACATGGCACAAGCAATAGCCAGTTGCTCACTCATCGACACGTTGCAACCGCACCTGCTCAGCATTTGCCATGGGAAAGAAATTTATCATCCTCACGAAAAGTATGGCGCCTTCCATAAGCGTTGGCATCGTCGTACAGCAGCAACTGTGCAGCAGCGTACGGGTTCAAGCTTTGGACACACCGAAGGTGACGCTTAA
- the ligA gene encoding NAD-dependent DNA ligase LigA, with the protein MEDEAHQSQVDRGTALARIAQLRETIDAHNYRYHVLDDPKITDAEYDQLLRQLQQLEAAFPDLVTPDSPTQRVGGAPLPHFEKVAHPIPMLSLSNAFNEQELREFDQRIKRATGVERISYMCELKIDGLAISLRYENGRFAQGSTRGDGSVGEDITQNLKTIRAIPLRLRRPVDLEVRGEAYLPKKEFMRINREREETGEALFANPRNAAAGSLRQLDPKITAKRALSVFMYGIADSAELDVRQQSAMLDDLSELGLKVNNERQLVHSIDDVLDYIDRWQAHRAELDYEIDGIVIKVDDFSLQEALGTTAKSPRWAIAYKFPAEEAVTLLKAIEVTVGRTGVVTPTAVLEPVTLAGTTVQRASLHNEDLIREKDIRLGDHVLVRKAGDIIPEVVQSLAERRAGEEREYRMPTHCPECGSELVRLEDEVALRCINPNCPAQTREGIIHFVSRDAMNIDGLGEKVVTQLFRAGLVRGPADLYDLQRDELLKLERMGEKSVDNLLTAIERSKQNSVEKLIFGLGIRLVGAKAAELLAQAFGDLDTLRQADEEQLLAIEGMGPKMADSVVTYFAKPEVAATLERLQAAGVNFAYKGLRQEQVATDSPFSGKTVVLTGTLHEMSRKEAGEKITTLGGKVTGSVSKNTDLLIAGEKAGSKLTKAEQLGIEVWDEARFLEALANVAE; encoded by the coding sequence GTGGAAGATGAAGCTCATCAGTCCCAAGTAGACCGTGGGACTGCACTGGCACGCATCGCACAGTTACGGGAGACGATTGACGCGCACAACTACCGCTACCACGTGCTCGACGATCCGAAAATTACCGATGCAGAGTACGACCAGCTGTTGCGGCAACTGCAGCAACTGGAGGCGGCGTTTCCCGACCTCGTCACGCCCGACTCACCGACGCAGCGCGTCGGTGGGGCGCCGCTCCCGCACTTTGAAAAAGTGGCGCATCCGATCCCGATGCTCAGTTTGAGCAACGCTTTTAACGAACAAGAGTTGCGCGAGTTCGACCAACGTATCAAACGAGCGACCGGAGTCGAGCGCATCTCCTACATGTGTGAGCTAAAGATCGACGGCTTAGCCATATCGCTCCGCTATGAAAACGGGCGCTTCGCACAAGGGTCGACGCGCGGCGACGGAAGTGTCGGTGAAGACATTACGCAAAACTTAAAAACGATCCGCGCCATCCCGCTGCGACTGCGCCGACCCGTCGACTTAGAAGTGCGCGGGGAAGCGTATTTGCCAAAAAAAGAGTTTATGCGCATCAACCGCGAACGGGAAGAAACAGGTGAAGCGCTCTTTGCCAATCCGCGCAACGCCGCCGCCGGGTCGCTACGTCAGTTAGATCCGAAAATAACCGCCAAACGCGCCCTCAGTGTGTTTATGTACGGGATTGCCGACAGTGCAGAGTTGGACGTGCGGCAGCAGTCGGCGATGCTCGACGATTTAAGTGAACTAGGTCTAAAAGTGAACAACGAGCGGCAGCTCGTCCATTCGATCGACGATGTCCTCGACTATATCGATCGCTGGCAAGCGCACCGCGCCGAACTCGATTACGAGATCGACGGCATCGTCATTAAAGTGGACGATTTCTCCCTACAAGAAGCGTTAGGAACGACGGCAAAAAGTCCGCGTTGGGCGATCGCTTACAAGTTTCCGGCCGAGGAAGCGGTGACGCTCTTGAAAGCGATCGAAGTGACTGTCGGGCGCACCGGTGTCGTCACCCCGACCGCCGTGTTAGAGCCGGTGACGTTAGCCGGGACGACCGTACAGCGCGCCTCTCTGCACAACGAAGACTTAATCCGCGAGAAAGATATTCGCCTCGGCGATCACGTACTCGTGAGAAAAGCGGGCGATATCATCCCGGAAGTGGTGCAGTCGCTAGCTGAACGGCGGGCAGGAGAAGAACGCGAATACCGCATGCCGACGCACTGTCCGGAATGTGGGAGTGAACTCGTACGGTTAGAAGATGAGGTGGCACTGCGCTGTATTAACCCGAACTGTCCGGCGCAAACGCGGGAAGGGATTATTCACTTCGTGTCCCGCGACGCAATGAACATTGACGGTTTAGGGGAAAAAGTTGTCACACAGCTGTTCCGCGCCGGACTCGTCCGCGGCCCCGCCGACCTTTACGATTTACAGCGGGACGAATTGCTGAAGCTCGAGCGGATGGGTGAGAAATCGGTGGACAATTTACTCACTGCGATCGAACGAAGCAAACAAAATTCAGTTGAGAAACTCATTTTTGGTCTCGGCATTCGCTTAGTCGGGGCAAAAGCGGCCGAGTTGCTGGCGCAAGCATTCGGCGACCTCGACACACTGCGCCAAGCCGATGAGGAGCAACTGCTGGCGATTGAAGGTATGGGGCCGAAAATGGCGGACAGTGTCGTTACCTACTTTGCCAAACCGGAAGTGGCGGCGACGTTGGAACGTCTGCAAGCCGCGGGAGTGAATTTTGCCTATAAAGGGTTGCGGCAAGAGCAGGTGGCGACGGATAGTCCCTTTAGCGGTAAAACTGTCGTGCTCACCGGTACATTGCACGAGATGTCGCGCAAAGAAGCAGGCGAAAAAATCACTACCCTCGGCGGAAAAGTGACTGGTAGCGTCAGCAAAAACACCGATTTATTAATCGCCGGGGAAAAGGCTGGTTCCAAACTGACTAAGGCAGAACAACTCGGCATCGAGGTGTGGGACGAAGCGCGCTTTCTCGAGGCGTTAGCGAATGTCGCAGAGTGA
- the pcrA gene encoding DNA helicase PcrA: protein MNFGTPEGEDLLRGLNSAQRAAVTATEGPLLIVAGAGSGKTRVLTHRVAYLLHQRHVTPWNILAITFTNKAAREMKERISRMVGPEAEDIWISTFHAMCVRILRRDIDRIGYSRNFTILDGSDQLTVVKQIVKEQNLDPKKFEPRAILAHISQAKNQLINAGAYRAKAGDLFQQVVADVYDAYQNKLRANSSLDFDDLIMVTIELFRQVPDVLQFYQKKFQYIHVDEYQDTNHAQYMLVKMLAEQHKNICVVGDSDQSIYKWRGADISNILNFEHDYPQAKVVKLEQNYRSTQTILNAANEVIAHNAQRKEKKLWTEGEQGAAIESFEGYSEHDEAYYVVDKIVSGKRDGCAYRDFAILYRTNAQSRVMEEVLIKSNIPYQIVGGIRFYERKEIKDLLAYLRLVANPDDDLSFTRIVNVPKRGIGQTTVDRLSAYAAENGLSLYEAVAEVEHIGLQKRFVNSLRDFRQMVGELHAMIEYVSVTELTEEVLKRTEYRLELQREGTIEAATRLENVDEFISVTQDFEQKNDDKSLVAFLTELALIADIDTMDEDETEGAGKDAVVLMTLHSAKGLEFPHVFLIGMEEGVFPHMRALMEEEELEEERRLAYVGITRAMQRLYLTRAQSRTLYGRTANNMPSRFLAEIPAELVEDVGLAGEVSEGGMAGGGRQAFGRANGASYGSRFGKRGDRDNWGKGSRGGNREWGSSSERGSRSSRDGGGRAGSSAQKPLLKSHRIAEPNVSPDAWKVGDKVEHRKFGQGTVVKVTGSGDDVELNVAFPAPNGVKRLLARFAPLKKL from the coding sequence ATGAACTTTGGAACACCGGAAGGGGAGGACTTGTTGCGCGGTTTAAACAGCGCACAGCGTGCGGCAGTAACGGCGACGGAAGGGCCGCTGCTCATCGTCGCCGGTGCTGGCAGCGGTAAGACGCGCGTATTGACGCACCGCGTCGCCTACTTGTTGCATCAGCGGCACGTTACCCCATGGAATATTTTGGCGATTACGTTTACAAATAAGGCCGCGCGGGAAATGAAAGAACGCATTAGCCGCATGGTCGGACCGGAAGCGGAAGACATTTGGATTTCTACTTTCCACGCCATGTGCGTGCGCATATTGCGACGCGACATCGACCGCATCGGCTATTCGCGCAACTTTACCATTTTGGACGGCAGCGACCAACTGACCGTCGTAAAGCAAATTGTAAAAGAGCAAAACCTCGACCCGAAAAAATTCGAGCCGCGGGCGATTCTCGCGCACATTAGTCAGGCGAAAAACCAACTGATCAACGCTGGTGCCTATCGTGCAAAGGCGGGCGATCTCTTCCAACAAGTCGTCGCCGATGTGTACGATGCCTATCAAAATAAGTTGCGTGCCAACAGCTCCCTCGATTTCGACGACTTAATTATGGTGACGATCGAGTTGTTCCGGCAAGTGCCCGATGTGTTACAGTTTTACCAGAAAAAGTTTCAATACATTCACGTCGACGAGTACCAAGATACGAACCACGCCCAGTATATGTTAGTAAAAATGCTGGCAGAACAGCACAAAAACATTTGTGTCGTCGGCGATAGCGACCAGTCAATTTACAAATGGCGCGGAGCAGACATTAGTAACATCTTAAATTTTGAACACGACTACCCCCAAGCGAAAGTGGTTAAACTCGAACAAAACTACCGCTCCACCCAGACGATCCTGAACGCGGCGAACGAGGTCATTGCGCACAACGCGCAGCGCAAAGAAAAAAAACTGTGGACCGAAGGCGAACAAGGTGCAGCGATCGAAAGTTTTGAAGGGTACAGCGAACACGACGAAGCGTACTACGTCGTCGACAAAATCGTCAGCGGCAAGCGCGACGGCTGTGCGTACCGCGATTTTGCCATCTTGTACCGCACGAACGCCCAATCGCGCGTCATGGAAGAAGTTCTCATCAAGTCGAACATTCCGTACCAAATCGTCGGCGGGATCCGCTTCTACGAACGAAAAGAAATTAAAGATTTACTCGCTTATTTGCGCTTAGTGGCGAACCCGGACGACGACTTGAGTTTTACGCGCATCGTGAACGTGCCGAAACGAGGCATCGGGCAGACGACCGTCGACAGGCTCTCCGCCTATGCCGCGGAAAACGGCCTTTCCCTCTACGAAGCGGTGGCCGAAGTGGAACACATCGGCTTGCAAAAACGGTTCGTCAACAGTTTACGCGACTTCCGGCAAATGGTCGGCGAACTACATGCGATGATCGAGTACGTCTCCGTGACGGAGTTGACCGAAGAAGTGTTAAAGCGGACGGAATACCGCCTAGAACTGCAGCGCGAAGGGACGATCGAGGCAGCGACGCGGCTGGAGAACGTGGACGAATTTATTTCCGTCACGCAAGACTTTGAACAAAAAAACGACGACAAGTCACTCGTGGCGTTTTTGACCGAACTCGCCCTCATCGCCGATATCGATACGATGGACGAAGATGAAACAGAAGGTGCAGGCAAAGACGCCGTCGTGCTCATGACGCTGCACAGCGCAAAAGGGCTGGAGTTTCCGCACGTCTTCCTCATCGGGATGGAAGAGGGAGTCTTTCCACACATGCGCGCGCTGATGGAAGAGGAAGAGCTGGAAGAAGAGCGGCGCCTCGCTTACGTCGGGATCACGCGGGCGATGCAGCGGCTATACTTAACCCGAGCACAGTCGCGTACGTTGTACGGGCGGACAGCGAATAACATGCCGTCGCGCTTTTTGGCGGAAATACCGGCTGAACTCGTTGAAGACGTCGGTCTGGCTGGAGAAGTTTCCGAAGGCGGTATGGCCGGAGGCGGTCGGCAGGCGTTTGGCCGAGCAAATGGCGCCAGTTATGGTTCCAGATTCGGCAAGCGGGGCGATCGAGATAACTGGGGCAAGGGCAGTCGAGGCGGTAACCGCGAGTGGGGAAGTTCCAGTGAACGCGGCAGTCGCAGCTCGCGAGATGGGGGCGGGCGCGCGGGCAGCTCGGCCCAAAAACCGTTGTTAAAATCGCACCGCATCGCCGAACCGAATGTGTCTCCGGACGCGTGGAAAGTTGGCGACAAAGTTGAACACCGCAAGTTTGGCCAAGGTACTGTCGTCAAAGTGACCGGTTCAGGCGACGACGTCGAATTGAATGTCGCTTTTCCCGCTCCGAACGGCGTGAAACGGTTACTAGCACGCTTTGCACCGTTGAAAAAACTTTAA
- the pcrB gene encoding heptaprenylglyceryl phosphate synthase produces MTLAKTVADWRHVFKLDPQKQLTDSDLERICHSGTDALIVGGTDGVTFDNSVDLLARIRRYELPCVQEVSSRDAVVPGFDGYFIPMILNTTDVHWLVGIQQQAVKQFGSMIPWTDVLAEGYVVLNGESKVARMTGSRTDLRAEDVTAYAELAEHLLRLPLFYLEYSGVYGDPEVVRAATRGLSDTQLIYGGGIRTVAEAREMAAIADTIVVGNGLYDNLNEALRTVAAVKK; encoded by the coding sequence ATGACGTTAGCCAAGACAGTCGCCGACTGGCGGCACGTATTTAAACTAGATCCGCAAAAACAACTGACAGATTCCGACTTAGAACGCATCTGCCATTCCGGAACCGACGCGCTCATCGTCGGCGGGACGGACGGCGTCACTTTCGACAACTCCGTCGATTTGTTGGCGCGCATTCGCCGCTATGAACTGCCCTGTGTGCAGGAAGTGTCGAGCCGCGACGCAGTCGTGCCCGGTTTTGACGGTTATTTCATTCCGATGATTTTAAATACGACTGACGTGCACTGGCTCGTCGGGATTCAACAACAAGCGGTGAAGCAATTCGGCAGCATGATTCCGTGGACCGACGTGCTGGCAGAAGGATACGTCGTACTCAACGGGGAATCGAAGGTCGCTCGTATGACCGGAAGCCGCACCGACTTGCGTGCAGAAGATGTGACTGCCTACGCGGAACTGGCGGAGCATCTCTTACGGTTGCCCCTTTTTTATCTCGAATACAGCGGCGTTTACGGCGATCCGGAAGTGGTGCGCGCCGCAACACGCGGCCTAAGTGACACGCAACTCATTTACGGCGGCGGCATTCGCACAGTGGCTGAGGCGCGGGAAATGGCGGCCATTGCCGATACGATCGTCGTCGGCAACGGGTTGTACGACAATTTAAACGAGGCGCTGCGCACCGTCGCCGCAGTAAAAAAATAG
- the proS gene encoding proline--tRNA ligase, whose amino-acid sequence MGKEDKQFVKDITPQKEDFSRWYLDVIQKADLMDYAPVRGCIVFKPDGYELWEACQRELDRRFKETGHRNAYFPLFIPESFFQKEKEHVEGFNPELPWVTEAGGEKLEERLAVRPTSETVIGHMYARWIQSYRDLPLKINQWANVVRWEKRTLPFLRTSEFLWQEGHTAHATAEEAEAETKQMLDVYTEFVEEVLAIPVYRGQKTPSEKFAGAVHTYSIEAMMKDGKALQAGTSHYLGQNFAKGFDIQFLDKDNALKHVYTTSWGVSTRILGAIIMVHGDDRGLALPPLIAPTQVVVIPIGPKKARERVNVHAEELRKRLVGAGVRVTMDERDDVSPGWKFNEYEMRGVPVRLEIGPRDMDNGQVVLVRRDTGEKLFVPESELLERMSSLLDDIQQNMYAKAKQFRDDNEHVAHNMDDMIDIVREKRGFALAGWCGDDACEKAVKEQSGATSRNIPFGPPEKMDTCVACGKSAEHTVWFARAY is encoded by the coding sequence ATGGGAAAAGAAGACAAACAATTTGTTAAAGACATCACACCGCAAAAAGAAGATTTTTCACGTTGGTATCTCGACGTGATTCAAAAAGCTGACTTAATGGATTACGCACCGGTACGAGGCTGTATTGTGTTTAAGCCGGACGGGTACGAGCTGTGGGAAGCGTGCCAGCGCGAACTCGATCGCCGCTTTAAAGAGACAGGGCACCGCAACGCCTACTTTCCGCTCTTTATTCCGGAGAGCTTTTTTCAAAAAGAAAAAGAGCACGTCGAAGGGTTTAACCCCGAGCTGCCGTGGGTCACGGAAGCGGGCGGCGAAAAACTAGAAGAGCGCCTCGCCGTTAGGCCGACCTCAGAAACAGTGATCGGTCACATGTACGCGCGCTGGATTCAGTCGTACCGCGATTTGCCGCTCAAAATTAACCAGTGGGCTAACGTCGTGCGCTGGGAAAAGCGTACCTTGCCGTTTTTGCGCACGAGTGAATTTTTGTGGCAAGAAGGCCATACCGCTCACGCGACGGCAGAAGAGGCGGAGGCGGAAACGAAGCAAATGCTCGATGTGTATACCGAATTTGTCGAAGAAGTGCTGGCGATCCCGGTTTACCGCGGACAGAAGACGCCTTCGGAAAAATTCGCCGGCGCCGTACATACCTATTCGATCGAAGCGATGATGAAAGACGGCAAAGCGTTGCAAGCGGGTACGTCGCACTACCTCGGGCAAAACTTTGCCAAAGGGTTCGACATTCAATTTTTGGACAAGGACAACGCGCTGAAGCACGTGTATACGACTTCCTGGGGCGTGAGCACGCGCATTCTCGGTGCGATTATTATGGTACACGGCGACGACCGCGGCTTGGCACTGCCGCCACTCATTGCACCGACGCAAGTTGTCGTCATCCCGATCGGCCCGAAAAAAGCGCGCGAACGCGTGAACGTCCACGCGGAAGAGCTGCGCAAGCGGTTAGTTGGAGCTGGAGTGCGCGTCACAATGGACGAGCGAGACGACGTCAGTCCGGGGTGGAAGTTTAACGAGTACGAAATGCGCGGCGTACCGGTACGTTTGGAAATTGGACCGCGCGATATGGACAACGGCCAAGTCGTGCTCGTCCGCCGCGACACCGGGGAGAAACTGTTCGTGCCGGAGAGCGAATTGCTGGAGCGGATGTCTAGCCTGTTAGACGACATCCAACAAAACATGTACGCGAAGGCGAAACAATTCCGCGACGACAACGAGCACGTCGCCCACAACATGGACGACATGATTGACATCGTCCGTGAGAAAAGAGGTTTTGCCCTCGCTGGCTGGTGCGGCGACGATGCGTGTGAAAAGGCGGTAAAAGAGCAGTCTGGTGCGACGAGTCGCAACATTCCGTTCGGCCCGCCAGAGAAAATGGACACGTGTGTCGCTTGCGGCAAGTCGGCTGAGCACACTGTTTGGTTTGCACGGGCGTATTAA
- a CDS encoding YerC/YecD family TrpR-related protein, with protein sequence MSLEKWKDREIDQLFEAVLELKTLDDCYKFFDDLCTANEIKSLAQRLEVARMLELGHTYSKIESETGASTATISRVKRCLNYGTDGYKLALERLGAAENRDDE encoded by the coding sequence ATGTCCTTAGAAAAGTGGAAGGATCGTGAAATCGACCAACTGTTTGAGGCTGTACTCGAATTGAAAACGTTGGATGACTGCTACAAATTTTTCGACGACCTTTGCACGGCGAATGAAATAAAGTCGCTCGCACAGCGGCTCGAAGTCGCCCGCATGCTCGAATTGGGCCACACATATAGCAAAATTGAATCCGAGACAGGTGCGAGCACGGCGACGATCTCGCGCGTGAAACGCTGTCTCAACTACGGCACGGACGGCTACAAGCTTGCCCTCGAACGGTTAGGGGCAGCGGAAAATCGCGATGACGAGTAG